The window TTCTCGATTAGTCGGGCAGATGGCAGCCGCAATTATGGCGGTTTCACCCTTTGGTATCTTTTTGGCTCAGGAAGCACGCCATTACAGCTTAGCCATTTTGTGGGTGATTGCCTCAGTGTGCTGCTTAATCGTGGCAGTACAACACCTGTATCGGCATACCCTATTACCCCTGTGGATGGGATTAACTTGGGTCTTGATTAACACCCTAGGGGTTGCAACCCATTACTTTTTTGCCCTGACGCTGGGTGCTGAAGCGTTGGTGTTGTTGGCCGTGGCTTGGCGTCAAGGAAATAGAGAGAGGGAGAAGTCCTTAAATTTAACCCAAGAAGGGACAGCCGCTTTTACCCCCGAACCTCATCCCACTCCGACATTTTGGCAACGATTACGCCGAACGGAAAACACGACACAAACCTTATCACCCCCTCACTCCCTCTCGGTTGCTCTCGGTGAAACTCGAACCAAAGCCCACTTTCATTTCTTCTCTAAACCTTGGCGACGGATTTATGGGGTGGCGGCCGGTACGATAACAGGCGGCATCGTTTGGCTACCGATTTTACAATCCAACTACGATTACGACCTGACCCACTGGATTTATGACGGCAACCCCCTGGAACGCTGGCTTGAACCCATCGGTCGAGTGTTGGCTTGGTTGATGACCATTCTCACCTCGCTACCGATGGAATTGACAACGTTACCGTTAGCAATTTTGATTACCTCTGGCGTTGTGACGCTGATTTTCGTGGTGTGGGTTATACCAATTCTTAGGTATGGTTTGAAGTCTGAACACTTTTCGCCCGATACCCGTTTGAATCTTCAGGTTTTGGGTGATTTTATGATCGGGGCTTTGGTGATATTTTTTGGCATTACCTATACTCTGGGTGCGGATATGACCTTGGCACCCCGTTATCAGTTCGTTTACTTTCCAGTGGCGATCGCTTTAATTGCAGCAGCACTAGCAACGTCATGGACTACCTTGACCCCACCCGCTCAAATGCCCTTAACAGCGCCTCACCCATCCTCTAGGGTTCGATTTTCCAGAAGAGGGGGTAAAAAAGCTGTCATCCTGATTTGGCTGATGGGACTGTTGGGAGGGCTAACAGTAACTTGGAATCTGGGCTATCTGCAAAGTATTCGTCCCGATCTCATGGTCAATGTGATTGAGAAAGTGTCCGATGTGCCCGTTCTGATTGCTACGACTCATCAACACCATGGTCATACCGGTAGAATGATGGGCTTAGCGTGGGAATTCAAGCACCGTAACTCGTCTCATTCTTCAGCCAGTCGGGATACAACGTCTCCTACGTTTCTCTTAGCTCGTGACAAGTCAGATTCTCAACGGAAAAATCCGAGCATTACACTTCAAGAAACGGTGGCTGGACTACCCCGACCCTTGGATGTATGGCTTGTGAATTTTCATGCCGGTATAGACCTAGCGCAACAACAGTGTTTCGTGACCCCACAACGTTTGCCAAAGGTAGATAGCTACTGGTATCGACTTTATCACTGCCCTGCGCCTGAACGAGGGAATAACCCAGCCCCATACTGACCTGTCTGATTGTTTCCTATCCAATCAGAATTAACAAAAAATTA of the Allocoleopsis franciscana PCC 7113 genome contains:
- a CDS encoding glycosyltransferase family 39 protein, with protein sequence MLSFVKGIRASRWFHPLLLLLWVAVGIGLRLMRLTAKTPWTDEFATIVFSLGHSFRTVPLDQAISIDVLLKPIQPDPSTGIGDVIHYLLKQSNHPPLYFVLAHLWMRLFPPEDGIVSMWAARSLPAIFSTLSIPAMYGLGYLAFRSRLVGQMAAAIMAVSPFGIFLAQEARHYSLAILWVIASVCCLIVAVQHLYRHTLLPLWMGLTWVLINTLGVATHYFFALTLGAEALVLLAVAWRQGNREREKSLNLTQEGTAAFTPEPHPTPTFWQRLRRTENTTQTLSPPHSLSVALGETRTKAHFHFFSKPWRRIYGVAAGTITGGIVWLPILQSNYDYDLTHWIYDGNPLERWLEPIGRVLAWLMTILTSLPMELTTLPLAILITSGVVTLIFVVWVIPILRYGLKSEHFSPDTRLNLQVLGDFMIGALVIFFGITYTLGADMTLAPRYQFVYFPVAIALIAAALATSWTTLTPPAQMPLTAPHPSSRVRFSRRGGKKAVILIWLMGLLGGLTVTWNLGYLQSIRPDLMVNVIEKVSDVPVLIATTHQHHGHTGRMMGLAWEFKHRNSSHSSASRDTTSPTFLLARDKSDSQRKNPSITLQETVAGLPRPLDVWLVNFHAGIDLAQQQCFVTPQRLPKVDSYWYRLYHCPAPERGNNPAPY